The genomic segment CTTTAATGTGGTGTAGAATGAAAGGTAACCTACCTGCAAAGATAGTCGTAGTCGATGATGAAAAGATTGTTAGGGACTCAATATCTTTAATCCTCAACAGTGAAGAATATCAAGTTATGACCTTTTCTTCTGCTCATGAAGCTATTGATGAAATCAAAAAAAATAATGTTTCATTAGTGTTGACAGATGTTAAGATGCCCGGTTTGTCGGGGCTTCAGTTTTTAGAGAAAATAAAGAATATGAATAGGGATATTCCAGTCATATTAATGACAGGATTCCCTGAGATGAATATGGCGATTCAGGCAATAAAAGCAGGCGCCTTCGATTTTTTGGCAAAGCCTTTTCGGCATGATTATTTAAAGGCGTCAGTCCAGAGGGCAGTGGAATATTATCGTTTGGTAAAATTTGAGAAGGAATATAAAAGATCACTTGAAAGAGCAGTTGCTGAAAAAACAAAGGAACTTGAAAAAACAATGGAAAATTTAAAAACAGTAAGCAGAGAGTTGATACAGCGATTAGGTATTGCTGCTGAATATAGAGATCAGGAAACAGGAAATCATATTTCAAGAATGAGTCTATATACTCGATGTCTTGCTAAGGAAATGAAGCTTTCAGCTGATTTCATCGAAAATATTGCAGTAGCAAGCAAGATGCATGATATTGGAAAAGTTGGGATACCTGATGCCATACTTCTCAAAAAAGGTCCGCTTACGAAGGAAGAATTTGAGATTATGAAAACCCATACAATAATAGGTGAAGATATCTTGGGACATTCAACAAATGAGATAATGAATATGGCGTCCTCGATTGCTCTCAATCATCATGAAAAATGGGATGGTTCCGGATATCCTCGGGGAATAAGCGGCACAAATATTCCTATTGAGGGACGAATTGTGATGATCTGCGACCAATATGATGCATTGAGAAGCGAACGGCCGTACAAAAAATCTCTTTCCCACACCGAGACGATGAAAATATTAGTGCAGGGAGACGGAAGAACAGATTCTGAAAAGCATTTTGATCCGGCAGTTCTTAAAGCATTCAAAAATGTGGCAGATGAATTTGAGGAAATTTATAGGTCTAATAGTGATTGATTCGTAAAATTCCTTGCCTAATCTTTTAAAAAATCTTTGTTTTTTTGTGCGAAGATACTTCTTTGTGAGTTTCTAAAAGGATTAACTTTTTGGAGTTTTGAATTTAGAGAGAGGATTTTTGTATAATTTCAGGAATTAAATCTTCCCATCCAAGCCCCATTATATGAATTCCCTGACATTTGTCTTTGACTTCATCGATAATCGAAACGGCAATATCTACTGCTTCTTTTCTCTTATCTTCAGCTTTTTCCATTCTTTTGATTATTTCTTCAGGCACTTTTATTCCTGCTATTTGACGATTCATAAAATTAGCCATCTTTTCAGATTTCAATATAAGTATGCCTGCCATAACAGGTATATTGAAATCTTTGACTGAATTCATAATTGAATTAAAGGATTCAACATCAAATATTGCCTGCGTTTGGAAGAATTTTGCACCTGCTTTTATCTTCTTTTCGATTTTTATGAGTTCAAGTTCAGGATTGTCAGCCGATGGGGTAAAAACAGCACCGCAACAAAGGGAAAAATTACCTTCGAGTTTATTTCCTGCCATATCTTCTC from the Candidatus Schekmanbacteria bacterium genome contains:
- a CDS encoding response regulator; translated protein: MKGNLPAKIVVVDDEKIVRDSISLILNSEEYQVMTFSSAHEAIDEIKKNNVSLVLTDVKMPGLSGLQFLEKIKNMNRDIPVILMTGFPEMNMAIQAIKAGAFDFLAKPFRHDYLKASVQRAVEYYRLVKFEKEYKRSLERAVAEKTKELEKTMENLKTVSRELIQRLGIAAEYRDQETGNHISRMSLYTRCLAKEMKLSADFIENIAVASKMHDIGKVGIPDAILLKKGPLTKEEFEIMKTHTIIGEDILGHSTNEIMNMASSIALNHHEKWDGSGYPRGISGTNIPIEGRIVMICDQYDALRSERPYKKSLSHTETMKILVQGDGRTDSEKHFDPAVLKAFKNVADEFEEIYRSNSD
- a CDS encoding 5,10-methylenetetrahydrofolate reductase, producing the protein MKLTELFEKNTFVKTVELEPPKGTDTKIFLEKADSLKESVQFFNVTDQQSAVMRAGSLIGCSILKEKNLEPILQISCRDRNRIALQSDLLNAAILGIENVLVITGDHPYLGDHPDAKAVFDLDSVQLLQAIERLNNGEDMAGNKLEGNFSLCCGAVFTPSADNPELELIKIEKKIKAGAKFFQTQAIFDVESFNSIMNSVKDFNIPVMAGILILKSEKMANFMNRQIAGIKVPEEIIKRMEKAEDKRKEAVDIAVSIIDEVKDKCQGIHIMGLGWEDLIPEIIQKSSL